TAGACATGGGTCGTGAGAGAGCCAATGCGGCCTGATAGTCCAGCCTGCTTCAGGGCCTCCAGCGGAAACCAGGTGCGCGGGTCTTCAGCCGTGGTGTGGTTGCGGTCATAGGCAATGTGGGAAATGCGCACGTCGGGGACGGGACTGACCGGATGAGACCACATGTCGTGAAACTTCGCCGCACCGTTATAGGCCGCACCGGGTCCCTGATCGCCAGCGCCGGGCTTCAGCAGTGCTGCCGTCGTGACCAGAGCGACGCGGGATTTTGCGATGGGACGGCCAAGGCCGGAAAACGGCACGTCTTCATTGTGCGCCCATTTATATGGGTTGCCGTAGCCCAGAGCCAGGTACCACTCCCGGGTGCGCTGCATATAGGCGAGAGGCTCACCCATTCCGGTCAGTCTTGCCGTCGTTTGCGTTGAGGCGCTTGTTCTTGAGGTCTTCGGCGAACACCCGGGCGCGGCGTTCTGCATCACCCAGTTGCGGCGCCGACAGATTGGACATCATCACGTCAAGATCGGCGTCGGTTCTGCCTGCCTGCCTGGCCAGGGTATAATATTTGCCCGCCTCGATACGGTCTTTCTTCATGCCGCGTCCTGCTGCCAGGATCCGGGCGATGAACAATTGCGCGTCCGCATTGCCCGAATTGGCGGCAACCAGCAGCCATTGTGCGCCGATCTTGTAATCCTTGCGAAGTCCTGCATCACCGCCATACACCATCAGGCCATAGTCAAGCGCTGCTTCCGGCAGGCCCTGCACCGCAGCTTTCTGGAACCAGATGCTGGCAGTTGTCAGGTTCTTTTCGACGCCGTCGCCGTTCACATATAACAGGCCGAGATTGTACTGCGCCTGGGCAAGGCCCGCGTCGGCAGCCTTGCGAATGTGCCTGGAGGCCAGAACGGGATCTTGCAGAACCCCATTGCCCTGATAGTAAATAAGACCCAGTTCATTGCTGGCCTTCATGTGACCGGCGGCAGCGGCTTTGGACAACCATTTGCGGGCTTTCGCCGGGTCTGCGGCGCCTGCCTGTCCGGTCAGGTTCAGCATGCCGATCCGGAACATGGCACCGGTATGGTCCTGGGCGGCAGCCATTTCGTACCATTGCAGTGCATTGGGCATGTCGATCTTGCGGCCATGGCCCAGCTCGTACATCTCGCCCAGCATGATCTGCGCCTTGACATCCCCCTTGGTTGCCAGCGGAACGGCGATCTCGTATGCGGCTGGATAGTTCTCATCGGAGTAAAGAGCTGCTGCCTCCTTGAAGGTCGGGGCAAGCTTGCTGGTTTGCGCAGTGGCGTCTGCTGTCGAAAAGGCCAGACAAGCCGCCAGTAAACCGGTCAGGAACAGTTTCATGCAGCACTCCTGTTTCCGGCGGCGGTCAATGTGCGGGCAAGTCGCGCCGCCTCGTCCGCAGAGCTCCACATGGCGGCAGGCGGCATGACAAAGTCAGCGCCCGATGCAATTGCGTCCAGGCAAGCAGTCTCGTCAGTTGCACCCAGTCCAACGCAGGGCACCTCAAACAGCGGTACCCACCAAGTGAGCAGATCGACGCCTGCCGGTGAAGTCAGGTCAAAGGCGATATAGTCGATGTCGGTCTCACCGGCTTCCATGGCCGCGTGGCGTGAACCCGATGCGACAAGTCCGACGCTGGCATTGCGGCCCAGTGTCTTGTGAGCCGCCACCGCGTCATCGGTGCCAGTGGTAATGTGGACGCCGTCGGCTTTTTCGTAAGCTGCAAAACGGCTGTCATCCGTGATCAGGACGGCAATATCTGCTTGCTGTGCGATTGGCATGACCTTGTCCGTTAGCGCCTTGTCGGCCGGTAAAACCAGGCAGGCAACATCGCCTGCGCCAGCTGCAGCCGCCAGGCATGCCGCGATGATGTCTGCATCCATGCCTGAAGGTGGCACCAGGAAAAGGCGGCAGTTGGGCAGATCTTCGGCAGGTTGCGTGTTCATGAGACGAACCAATTCGGTAAGGGTGACTACGATGAGAGCCAGTGATAGCGGAATTGCCGGAGCAAGCAAATGGCGATGGAATTCAGCATCAACGGATCTGCCTCTATCGAGGCTTACAGCTTCACCGGCCAGGTGTCGGAGAGGCGGTACCCTTCAGGCCAGGGATCTTCGGGATCCAGCATGACCTGATGCGTGCCGGTGACCCAGGCCCGGCCGCAGATGCTGGGCACGATGGCACGATGACCGGCAACACTGGTCTCACTCTCCAGCCGACAATCGAACCGGGACCCGATAATGGAGCGCCCCACAAAGCGGCCTCCAACTTCCAGCTGTCCTTTTGCATGCAATACCGCCATGCGGGCTGAACACCCGGTGCCGCAGGGGCTGCGGTCCAGCTTGCCGGGATCTATGGCAACTGCATTGCGGCCTGACGGTACGCCGGCGTCATCTTCCAAAGGCATGGCGAACTGGCAAAACGAAATGTGCGACCAGTCGGGATTGCCGGGATGGGTGAAGCCGAGCTGCTCATTGGCGGCTTTGGTGATCTGTGCGCCAAGGGTTGCAATGTCCCTTGCTTCGTCAGGCAGGATGGAAAACCCAAGCGCCGGTGCGTCAACAATCACGAAACTGTCTCCACCATATGCCGTGTCGACGTTCAGCGTGCCGTGGCCTTCCACTTCCAGTTGGGCATCCAGCTTGTCGGCGAACGACGGCACATTGTGCACGGTGATGGATTTTGCCTTGCCGGCCTCGCAGTGCGCCGTGACGGCGACAAGACCGCCGGGTGCTTCGAGATTGAACCGGGTTTCCGGCTCCGTCATCTCAACCAGTCCGGTATCGAGCAGTACGGTTGATACGCAGATGGAGTTTGAGCCGGACATGGGCGGCGTATGTTCAGGTTCCATGACAATGAAGCCGAACTGCGCATCCGGGTGTTTCGCCGGCACCAGCAGGTTGATGTGCCTGAATACGCCGCCGCGCGGTTCGTTCAGCACGAAATTGCGGAGCGTCTGGTCGCTTGCAATGAAGGCGCGTTGATCCCACAGGGTCTCGCCGGGAGGCGGAGCAACGCCTCCCACGATGACATCTCCCACTTCGCCTTCGGCATGGGCGGAGACAAGGTGGATGATGCGGGACGTGCGCATGGGCTTAAACCCCTATTTGGCCTTCTCGGCCGCCTTGGTCCATTTGCCCTTCGAGGCGAGACCGTTCATGGCGGCGCGATGGGCAAAGGCTGCCTGCGCCGCCTTGACGTTGACTGGCTTGCCGCCCCAGGCCTTGAGCGCTGCTGCCTGCAGGGCGCGGCCATAGGAGAAGGTCAGGTTCCAGGGTACGTCGTGACGCGAATTCATCAGTGACAGGTGTTCGGTTGCTTCGACATCGGATTGTCCGCCCGACAGGAAGGCGATGCCGGGAACCGCGGTTGGCACACATGCTTTCAGGCACTTCACCGTCAGGTCGGCGACCTGCACCGCGCTTGCCTGCTTGGCGGCGTTCTTGCCGGGCACGATCATGTTCGGCTTCAGCACGATGCCTTCAAGGTTGACCCGCGCTTCATAGAGCTCGGAAAACACGATTTTCAGGGTCCGCTCGGTGACATCATAGCAGCGTTCGATGGAGTGCGAGGCGACCGGGCCATCCATCAGCACTTCCGGCTCGACAATCGGTACGATGCCGTTTTCCTGGCAAAGCGCGGCATACCGCGCAAGCGCATGGGCGTTGGCGCGGATACAGCCGTATGTCGGTGCGCCGGGCGCAATATCGATCACGGCGCGCCATTTGGCAAAACCGGCACCAAGCTTGCGGTACTCCTTCAAACGCGCGCGCAGGCCATCAAGACCGGCGGTAATCTTCTCGCCCTTGAAACCGGCCATGTCCTGTGCACCGGCGTCAACCTTGATGCCGGGGATGGAGTTTGTGCCCTGCATCATTTCAACCAGTGTCTGCTTGCCGCTGGCCGATGACTGGCGGATGGTTTCGTCAAACAGGATCACGCCGGAGATGTTTTTCCGCATCGCCGCCTTGGTCGAGAACAGCATTTCACGATAGTTGCGCCGGCTGTCTTCGGTTGACTCAACGCTAATGCTGTCGAACCGTTTCTTGATGGTGCCGGTGCTTTCATCTGCGGCAAGAATTCCCCTGCCGGGTGCAACCATGGCGTTGGCGATGTCTTCGAGTGTCTGTTTCATATCAATATGCCCCTTTTCGAAACGAATGGCCGTTCAGGCTGCCCGCAAGACCTCGACGCCGGGTAGCGCCTTGCCTTCAAGCCATTCAAGAAATGCCCCACCAGCGGTGGATACATAGGTAAAATCATCTGCCACACCGGCATGGTTCAATGCCGCCACGGTATCACCGCCACCGGCAACCGCGACCAGCTTGCCGGTTTTTGCCAGTTGGGCGGCATGCTGCGCAGCAGCAACGGTGCCAGCGTCAAACGGTGCGATTTCGAAAGCGCCGAAAGGCCCGTTCCAGACCAGTGTTGCAGCGGTGTCAAAGACAGCAGCCGCTTCGGCGACCGAGGCAGGCCCCACGTCCAGCATCATTTCATCTTCTGCAATGTCGCTGACAGGTACGACCCGGCTGGCCGCACCGGCAGCAAATTCCTTCGCCACAACTGCGTCTATCGGAAGCAAGATGCGGCAGTCGTTTGCATCGGCCTGTTTGAGGATGTCCAGCGCAGTAGCGGCCATGTCGTGTTCGCATAATGACTTGCCGACCGGAATTCCCTTGGCTGCAAGGAAGGTGTTGGCCATGCCGCCGCCAATGATAATGGTGTCGGCGACCTTTGACAGGTTGCCCAGCAACTCAAGCTTGGTGGAAACCTTGGCGCCGCCAACCACACAGACCAATGGCCGGGCAGGGTCCGTCAGCGCGGCTGAAAGGGCAGACAGTTCCTTTTCCATCGACCTGCCGGCTGCGGCGGGCAACAGCCGCGCAACAGCTTCGGTGGATGCATGGGCGCGGTGGGCGGCGGAAAACGCATCGTTGACATAGATATCGCCGAATGACGCGAGAGACTTCGCGTAGTCGGCATCGTTTTGCTCTTCACCTTCGTTGAACCGGGTGTTTTCCATCAGCACGACCTGGCCGTCAGACAACTGGCCGGGATCATCGGCAGCAAACTGCACCGGACGGCCAAGCACATCCGCCAGCGCTTGTGCAATTGGGGCAAGGCTCATCTCGGCGACCGGCCTTCCCTTGGGACGGCCAAAGTGTGCCAGCAGAATGACTTTCGCACCTTTGTCCGACAATTCACGGATGGTTGGCGAGACGGCGTGCAGGCGGGTTGTGTCCGAAACCCTGCCGTCCTGCATCGGAACGTTCAGGTCCACCCGGACAAGCACACGCCGGGATTTGACATCCAGATCATCGAGTGTCCTGAAGGTGGTCATGGCGAATTGCGGTTCCTGCGGCTTGCCTGGTCTTCAGGCGCTGGCTTCGAGGCCCGACAGGGCCGCCTTCACGGCGGCGTCTGCGGTGATGCCGAAATGTTCATAGAGTTTTTCGTAAGGACCGGATGCACCGAAGGTGGACATGCCGATAAAAGTGCCGTCAATGCCGATCAGCTGGTCCCATCCCTGGCGTACGCCGGCCTCGATGGCGATGCGCACCGGTTCGTCACCGGTTATCAGCTTGCGATAATCTGCGTCCTGCTGATGGAACAGGTCCATGCAGGGTACCGACACGACCCGGGATGAAATTTTGCTTTCGGCCAGCTTGGCTGATGCCTGCATGGCGATTTCGACTTCCGAGCCCGAGGCAAAGATTACCACCCTGGCATCGTCATCGCTGTGCACGTCATAGGCACCTCGGGCACACAGGTTTTCTTTTTTGAACTTGGTGCGGGCCGGTGCAAGTTTCTGGCGGGTAAGCGCAAGGATAGACGGGGTGCTGTCTGCCTGCAATGCCAGCTGCCAGCATTCGGCGGTTTCCACCGCATCGCAGGGGCGGAATACATTGAGGTTGGGGATGACTCGAAGCGCGGCGAGGTGTTCGACGGGCTGATGGGTTGGCCCGTCTTCTCCAAGCCCGATGGAATCATGGGTCATCACATAAACCACCCGCTGTTCCATGAGTGCCGACAGGCGGATGGAGGGACGGCAGTAATCGGTGAACACCATGAACGTGCCGGAATAGGGAATGACACCGCCGTGCAGGGCCATGCCGTTCATGGCAGCGGCCATGCCGTGTTCGCGAATGCCCCAGTGAATGAAGCGGCCGGACGGGTCATCGGCGGTAAACGGTACCATCGCCTTGGTGCGGGTATTGTTCGAACCGGTCAGGTCGGCGGATCCGCCAACGGTTTCCGGCACCACCGGGTTGATGACTTCAAGCACGTTCTGAGATGCGTTGCGGGTGGCGATTGAACCTGGCTTCTCGGCAAGCTCCTGCTTGTATGACAGGATGGTTTCCTGCAGGTCTTCCGGCAAGGTGCCGGCCATGCGGCGTTCGAACTCAACCTTTTCACCGGCCGCCATGTCCTTGACGCGGTCTTCCCAGGCCTTGCGCTCGCGACAGCCGCGCAATCCCGTGATGCGCCACATATCCCTTATCGACGTCGGGATTTCGAACGGTTTATGGGTCCAGCCCAACTGTTCGCGGGCCGCCTTGATTTCATCAACGCCAAGCGGCGCGCCGTGGGCACCCGAGGTGCCTTGCTTGGCAGGTGAACCGTAACCAATGATGGTGCGGCAGGCGATGAGCACAGGTTTGGTTGCGGTCTGGGCCGACGACAGGGCGTTGGCGATCTCGGCATAGTCGTGGCCATCTACGCGCATCACGTCCCAGCCGGACGCTGCAAACCGTCCCAGTTGATCCGTTGAGTCCGTCAGGTTGACAGGCCCGTCAATCGATATCTGGTTATCGTCCCACAACACGATGAGTTTGTTCAGCCTGAGATGGCCTGCCAGCGTTATGGCTTCCTGTGAAATGCCTTCCATGAGGCAGCCGTCGCCTGCAAGCACGTAGGTCTTGTGATTGACAATGCCGTCGCCGAAGCGGGCGGCGAGATGGGCTTCGGCGATGGCCATGCCCACGGCATTTCCAAGGCCCTGGCCGAGCGGCCCGGTGGTGGTTTCAATACCTGATGCATGGCCGAATTCAGGGTGGCCTGCCGTGCGCGACCCGATCTGGCGAAAGTTCTGCAACTCCTCGATGGTCATGTCTTCATAACCAAGCAGGTGCA
Above is a window of Anderseniella sp. Alg231-50 DNA encoding:
- a CDS encoding tetratricopeptide repeat protein, whose product is MKLFLTGLLAACLAFSTADATAQTSKLAPTFKEAAALYSDENYPAAYEIAVPLATKGDVKAQIMLGEMYELGHGRKIDMPNALQWYEMAAAQDHTGAMFRIGMLNLTGQAGAADPAKARKWLSKAAAAGHMKASNELGLIYYQGNGVLQDPVLASRHIRKAADAGLAQAQYNLGLLYVNGDGVEKNLTTASIWFQKAAVQGLPEAALDYGLMVYGGDAGLRKDYKIGAQWLLVAANSGNADAQLFIARILAAGRGMKKDRIEAGKYYTLARQAGRTDADLDVMMSNLSAPQLGDAERRARVFAEDLKNKRLNANDGKTDRNG
- a CDS encoding thiamine phosphate synthase encodes the protein MNTQPAEDLPNCRLFLVPPSGMDADIIAACLAAAAGAGDVACLVLPADKALTDKVMPIAQQADIAVLITDDSRFAAYEKADGVHITTGTDDAVAAHKTLGRNASVGLVASGSRHAAMEAGETDIDYIAFDLTSPAGVDLLTWWVPLFEVPCVGLGATDETACLDAIASGADFVMPPAAMWSSADEAARLARTLTAAGNRSAA
- a CDS encoding trans-3-hydroxy-L-proline dehydratase, yielding MRTSRIIHLVSAHAEGEVGDVIVGGVAPPPGETLWDQRAFIASDQTLRNFVLNEPRGGVFRHINLLVPAKHPDAQFGFIVMEPEHTPPMSGSNSICVSTVLLDTGLVEMTEPETRFNLEAPGGLVAVTAHCEAGKAKSITVHNVPSFADKLDAQLEVEGHGTLNVDTAYGGDSFVIVDAPALGFSILPDEARDIATLGAQITKAANEQLGFTHPGNPDWSHISFCQFAMPLEDDAGVPSGRNAVAIDPGKLDRSPCGTGCSARMAVLHAKGQLEVGGRFVGRSIIGSRFDCRLESETSVAGHRAIVPSICGRAWVTGTHQVMLDPEDPWPEGYRLSDTWPVKL
- a CDS encoding class I fructose-bisphosphate aldolase, with the protein product MKQTLEDIANAMVAPGRGILAADESTGTIKKRFDSISVESTEDSRRNYREMLFSTKAAMRKNISGVILFDETIRQSSASGKQTLVEMMQGTNSIPGIKVDAGAQDMAGFKGEKITAGLDGLRARLKEYRKLGAGFAKWRAVIDIAPGAPTYGCIRANAHALARYAALCQENGIVPIVEPEVLMDGPVASHSIERCYDVTERTLKIVFSELYEARVNLEGIVLKPNMIVPGKNAAKQASAVQVADLTVKCLKACVPTAVPGIAFLSGGQSDVEATEHLSLMNSRHDVPWNLTFSYGRALQAAALKAWGGKPVNVKAAQAAFAHRAAMNGLASKGKWTKAAEKAK
- a CDS encoding phosphoglycerate kinase, which produces MTTFRTLDDLDVKSRRVLVRVDLNVPMQDGRVSDTTRLHAVSPTIRELSDKGAKVILLAHFGRPKGRPVAEMSLAPIAQALADVLGRPVQFAADDPGQLSDGQVVLMENTRFNEGEEQNDADYAKSLASFGDIYVNDAFSAAHRAHASTEAVARLLPAAAGRSMEKELSALSAALTDPARPLVCVVGGAKVSTKLELLGNLSKVADTIIIGGGMANTFLAAKGIPVGKSLCEHDMAATALDILKQADANDCRILLPIDAVVAKEFAAGAASRVVPVSDIAEDEMMLDVGPASVAEAAAVFDTAATLVWNGPFGAFEIAPFDAGTVAAAQHAAQLAKTGKLVAVAGGGDTVAALNHAGVADDFTYVSTAGGAFLEWLEGKALPGVEVLRAA
- the tkt gene encoding transketolase, translated to MTPANPAAASGTSSATAATPEDIAKFTEMANAIRALSMDAVQAANSGHPGLPMGAADVATVLFAHYLKFDPQAPNWADRDRFVLSAGHGSMLLYSLLHLLGYEDMTIEELQNFRQIGSRTAGHPEFGHASGIETTTGPLGQGLGNAVGMAIAEAHLAARFGDGIVNHKTYVLAGDGCLMEGISQEAITLAGHLRLNKLIVLWDDNQISIDGPVNLTDSTDQLGRFAASGWDVMRVDGHDYAEIANALSSAQTATKPVLIACRTIIGYGSPAKQGTSGAHGAPLGVDEIKAAREQLGWTHKPFEIPTSIRDMWRITGLRGCRERKAWEDRVKDMAAGEKVEFERRMAGTLPEDLQETILSYKQELAEKPGSIATRNASQNVLEVINPVVPETVGGSADLTGSNNTRTKAMVPFTADDPSGRFIHWGIREHGMAAAMNGMALHGGVIPYSGTFMVFTDYCRPSIRLSALMEQRVVYVMTHDSIGLGEDGPTHQPVEHLAALRVIPNLNVFRPCDAVETAECWQLALQADSTPSILALTRQKLAPARTKFKKENLCARGAYDVHSDDDARVVIFASGSEVEIAMQASAKLAESKISSRVVSVPCMDLFHQQDADYRKLITGDEPVRIAIEAGVRQGWDQLIGIDGTFIGMSTFGASGPYEKLYEHFGITADAAVKAALSGLEASA